Proteins from a single region of Hermetia illucens chromosome 3, iHerIll2.2.curated.20191125, whole genome shotgun sequence:
- the LOC119652569 gene encoding transmembrane protein 65 isoform X2, protein MLNSSRLLPSFSVKFLRKEVRRYAFSKHPRNGIILHPSNSALYSKFTVRDPIVDSAPLTSDRAYELLVSLNDVERTALRTALEKYESQKIKEEFVVQIAKPPSSSDLHKLFWINAIPFLGFGFLDNFTMIIAGDYIENLFGMFMCISTMAAAALGNTVSDILGIGSAYYIERMSEVMGLRPPKLTEYQLDMKSSRRAANAGRIIGITAGCLIGMFPLLFMDKKKDDDEEDEQDEKSTKSEKNESKQGTTAAVR, encoded by the exons ATGCTCAACAGTTCAAGGTTGTTGCCATCATTTTCAGTGAAATTCCTGCGAAAAGAAGTTCGACGCTATGCGTTTTCCAAACACCCGCGTAATGGGATTATTTTGCACCCTTCAAACTCCGCGCTTTACTCTAAGTTCACGGTTCGGGATCCTATTGTGGACAGTGCTCCTTTGACCAGTGATCGGGCGTACGAGTTGCTGGTCTCCCTGAATGATGTCGAACGAACGGCCCTAAGGACTGCTCTGGAGAAATACGAATCTCAGAAGATCAAAGAAGAGTTTGTGG TTCAGATCGCGAAACCACCAAGCAGCTCAGATCTCCATAAAT tgtTTTGGATCAACGCCATCCCATTTTTAGGCTTTGGCTTTTTGGATAATTTTACTATGATAATTGCT GGCGATTATATAGAAAATTTATTTGGTATGTTTATGTGCATATCCACCATGGCGGCTGCTGCATTAGGTAACACCGTGAGCGACATCCTTGGAATCGGGTCTGCATACTACATTGAAAGAATGTCCGAAGTAATGGGGCTGAGGCCACCGAAATTGACTGAATATCAATTAGATATGAAATCAAGCCGGCGGGCGGCTAATGCT GGTCGAATTATTGGGATCACTGCTGGTTGTCTAATCGGCATGTTCCCATTATTATTTATGGATAAGAAGAAAGATGACGACGAGGAAGACGAACAGGACGAAAAAAGtacaaaatccgaaaaaaatgaatCAAAACAAGGAACAACTGCTGCTGTCAGATAA
- the LOC119652569 gene encoding uncharacterized protein LOC119652569 isoform X1 encodes MLNSSRLLPSFSVKFLRKEVRRYAFSKHPRNGIILHPSNSALYSKFTVRDPIVDSAPLTSDRAYELLVSLNDVERTALRTALEKYESQKIKEEFVGVLAKTRWRSKFGRPAKMPALGQVDPTGSYCAVPDDWLKKKLVQIAKPPSSSDLHKLFWINAIPFLGFGFLDNFTMIIAGDYIENLFGMFMCISTMAAAALGNTVSDILGIGSAYYIERMSEVMGLRPPKLTEYQLDMKSSRRAANAGRIIGITAGCLIGMFPLLFMDKKKDDDEEDEQDEKSTKSEKNESKQGTTAAVR; translated from the exons ATGCTCAACAGTTCAAGGTTGTTGCCATCATTTTCAGTGAAATTCCTGCGAAAAGAAGTTCGACGCTATGCGTTTTCCAAACACCCGCGTAATGGGATTATTTTGCACCCTTCAAACTCCGCGCTTTACTCTAAGTTCACGGTTCGGGATCCTATTGTGGACAGTGCTCCTTTGACCAGTGATCGGGCGTACGAGTTGCTGGTCTCCCTGAATGATGTCGAACGAACGGCCCTAAGGACTGCTCTGGAGAAATACGAATCTCAGAAGATCAAAGAAGAGTTTGTGG GAGTGCTAGCCAAAACACGATGGCGAAGTAAGTTCGGACGACCAGCAAAAATGCCCGCCTTAGGTCAAGTTGATCCAACTGGATCATACTGCGCGGTTCCGGACGATTGGTTGAAGAAAAAATTAG TTCAGATCGCGAAACCACCAAGCAGCTCAGATCTCCATAAAT tgtTTTGGATCAACGCCATCCCATTTTTAGGCTTTGGCTTTTTGGATAATTTTACTATGATAATTGCT GGCGATTATATAGAAAATTTATTTGGTATGTTTATGTGCATATCCACCATGGCGGCTGCTGCATTAGGTAACACCGTGAGCGACATCCTTGGAATCGGGTCTGCATACTACATTGAAAGAATGTCCGAAGTAATGGGGCTGAGGCCACCGAAATTGACTGAATATCAATTAGATATGAAATCAAGCCGGCGGGCGGCTAATGCT GGTCGAATTATTGGGATCACTGCTGGTTGTCTAATCGGCATGTTCCCATTATTATTTATGGATAAGAAGAAAGATGACGACGAGGAAGACGAACAGGACGAAAAAAGtacaaaatccgaaaaaaatgaatCAAAACAAGGAACAACTGCTGCTGTCAGATAA